A single Pseudomonas putida DNA region contains:
- a CDS encoding LysR family transcriptional regulator produces MQYQITHADLSLVLALERGRSLAKAAELLKVDVSTVFRSIRRLESALGTALFVKSRKGYLPTDTAQALAEQAERAEQALDAARIAMTSGEQVVSGTVRLTCTEAVMHSLLLPALAAFMPNYPALSLEMGTSNTFANLSRRDADIALRLTNTPPEHLVGRCLGSTSYVICGQPQWRERLNASASSVPWIAPDDSMQDHPTVVWRNQQYPGLSPRYQCSGMSTIAQLVSTGLGVAALPDYMVDALPGVDALSGPLPGCDTQLWLLTRPDCRALRSVQTLFEELTPRLRDAML; encoded by the coding sequence ATGCAATATCAAATTACCCACGCCGACCTCTCTCTGGTCCTGGCACTGGAACGCGGGCGCTCACTGGCCAAGGCCGCCGAACTGCTCAAGGTCGACGTTTCGACCGTGTTCCGCTCGATTCGCCGGCTGGAGTCGGCGCTAGGCACCGCGCTGTTCGTGAAAAGCCGCAAGGGTTACCTGCCGACCGACACGGCCCAGGCCCTGGCCGAGCAGGCCGAGCGCGCCGAGCAGGCGCTGGATGCCGCACGCATCGCCATGACCAGCGGTGAGCAGGTGGTCAGCGGCACCGTGCGCCTGACCTGCACCGAGGCGGTGATGCACAGCCTGCTGCTGCCGGCATTGGCCGCGTTCATGCCCAACTACCCGGCGTTGTCGCTGGAAATGGGCACCTCCAACACCTTTGCCAACCTCAGCCGGCGCGATGCCGACATCGCCTTGCGCCTGACCAATACGCCGCCAGAGCATCTGGTAGGGCGTTGCCTAGGCTCCACCTCCTATGTGATCTGCGGTCAGCCACAATGGCGCGAGCGCTTGAACGCTTCGGCCAGCAGCGTGCCGTGGATCGCCCCCGACGACTCGATGCAGGACCATCCGACCGTGGTCTGGCGCAACCAGCAGTATCCGGGGCTGAGCCCGCGCTACCAGTGCAGCGGCATGTCGACCATCGCCCAACTGGTGAGCACCGGGCTGGGCGTGGCGGCGCTGCCTGACTATATGGTCGATGCCCTGCCGGGGGTGGATGCGTTGAGCGGGCCGCTGCCGGGATGCGACACCCAGTTATGGCTGCTGACCCGGCCGGACTGCCGGGCGTTGCGCTCGGTGCAGACGCTGTTCGAAGAACTGACGCCGCGGTTGCGGGATGCAATGCTCTGA
- the rph gene encoding ribonuclease PH produces the protein MKRPSGRAADQLRSIRITRNYTKHAEGSVLVEFGDTKVICTVSVENGVPRFLKGQGQGWLTAEYGMLPRSTGERNQREASRGKQGGRTLEIQRLIGRSLRAALDMSKLGDITLYIDCDVIQADGGTRTASITGAMVALCDALAVIKKRGGLKAGNPLKHMIAAVSVGMYQGEAVLDLDYLEDSAAETDLNVVMTSAGGFIEVQGTAEGAPFQPEDFNAMLALAQKGMNEIFELQNAALAD, from the coding sequence ATGAAACGTCCAAGTGGTCGCGCCGCCGATCAGCTCCGCTCGATCCGCATCACCCGCAACTACACCAAGCACGCCGAAGGGTCGGTACTGGTCGAGTTCGGTGACACCAAAGTCATCTGCACGGTCAGCGTCGAAAACGGCGTACCGCGCTTCCTCAAAGGCCAGGGCCAAGGCTGGCTGACCGCCGAGTACGGCATGCTGCCGCGTTCCACCGGTGAGCGTAACCAGCGCGAAGCCAGCCGTGGCAAGCAAGGCGGCCGTACCCTGGAAATCCAGCGCCTGATCGGCCGTTCGCTGCGTGCCGCGCTGGACATGAGCAAGCTCGGTGACATCACTCTGTACATCGACTGCGACGTGATCCAGGCCGATGGCGGTACCCGCACCGCTTCGATCACCGGCGCCATGGTCGCCCTGTGCGACGCCCTGGCCGTGATCAAGAAGCGCGGTGGCCTGAAGGCCGGCAACCCGCTCAAGCACATGATCGCTGCCGTATCGGTGGGCATGTACCAGGGCGAAGCGGTACTCGACCTGGATTACCTGGAAGACTCGGCTGCCGAAACCGACCTGAACGTGGTCATGACCAGCGCCGGTGGTTTCATCGAAGTACAGGGCACCGCCGAAGGTGCGCCGTTCCAGCCTGAAGATTTCAACGCCATGCTGGCCCTGGCGCAAAAGGGCATGAACGAAATCTTCGAATTGCAGAACGCCGCGCTGGCCGACTGA
- the rpoZ gene encoding DNA-directed RNA polymerase subunit omega — protein sequence MARVTVEDCLEHVDNRFELVMLSTKRARQLATGGKEPRVAWENDKPTVVALREIAEGIVTPEFIAAEEIVTEDPVFAAFEDESNEAV from the coding sequence ATGGCCCGCGTAACTGTTGAAGACTGCCTGGAACACGTGGATAACCGTTTTGAGCTGGTCATGCTCTCGACCAAGCGCGCCCGTCAGCTGGCTACCGGCGGCAAAGAGCCACGCGTAGCATGGGAAAACGACAAGCCGACCGTGGTCGCCCTGCGCGAAATCGCCGAAGGCATCGTTACCCCTGAGTTCATCGCCGCCGAAGAGATCGTCACCGAGGATCCGGTCTTCGCCGCGTTCGAGGACGAGTCCAACGAGGCTGTCTGA
- a CDS encoding transposase, producing the protein MILDTFIGRYDGAQLEAKSVRKSYSKEHKIQAAEMVLDGGQSVPEVCEILGIGRTALRRWVEQVRQEREGKVPTGAKAITPEQQRIEELEALVRQKDRDIEILKKASALLLRDSKDRSR; encoded by the coding sequence ATGATTTTGGACACCTTCATCGGGCGCTATGATGGCGCCCAATTGGAGGCAAAATCAGTGCGCAAGTCTTATTCGAAAGAACACAAAATCCAAGCTGCCGAAATGGTCCTGGACGGTGGCCAGTCAGTTCCTGAGGTATGCGAAATCCTCGGGATTGGCCGTACAGCCCTTCGCCGTTGGGTTGAGCAGGTACGCCAGGAGAGAGAGGGTAAGGTTCCGACTGGAGCCAAAGCCATCACTCCGGAGCAGCAACGTATCGAAGAGCTGGAAGCATTGGTTCGTCAAAAGGATCGGGATATCGAAATCCTAAAAAAGGCCAGTGCTCTCCTGCTTCGGGACTCCAAAGATCGTTCTCGCTGA
- a CDS encoding glutamine synthetase family protein: protein MTSVTPCASTSSEMNDFLQAHPDTQYVDLLISDMNGVVRGKRIERASLHKVYEKGINLPASLFALDINGSTVESTGLGLDIGDADRICFPIAGTLSDEPWQKRPTAQLLMTMHELDGEPFFADPREVLRQVVSKFDAMGLDICAAFELEFYLIDQDNLNGRPQPPRSPISGKRPQSTQVYLIDDLDEYADCLQDMLEAAKEQGLPADAIVKESAPAQFEVNLHHVADPMKACDYAILLKRLIKNVAYDHEMDTTFMAKPYPGQAGNGLHVHISLLDKKTGKNIFAHEDPLQSDALRHAIGGVLETMPASMAFLCPNINSYRRFGAQFYVPNAPSWGLDNRTVAVRVPTDSSENVRIEHRVAGADANPYLMLAAILAGIHHGLTSKIEPGAPIEGNSYEQLEQSLPNNLRDALRALDDSEVLNQYISPDYIDIFVACKESELAEFEVSISDLEYNWYLHTV, encoded by the coding sequence ATGACGTCGGTCACCCCGTGCGCCAGTACTTCCAGCGAGATGAATGACTTCCTTCAGGCCCATCCGGATACGCAGTACGTCGACCTGCTGATTTCCGACATGAACGGCGTGGTACGCGGCAAGCGCATCGAGCGCGCCAGCCTGCACAAAGTGTACGAAAAGGGTATCAACCTGCCAGCCTCGTTGTTCGCCCTCGACATCAATGGCTCCACCGTGGAAAGCACCGGCCTGGGCCTGGACATCGGCGACGCTGACCGTATCTGTTTCCCGATTGCCGGCACGCTTTCGGACGAGCCGTGGCAGAAGCGCCCGACCGCACAGCTGCTGATGACCATGCACGAACTCGACGGTGAGCCATTCTTTGCCGACCCGCGCGAAGTGCTGCGTCAAGTGGTGAGCAAGTTCGACGCCATGGGCCTGGATATCTGCGCCGCGTTCGAGCTGGAGTTCTACCTGATCGACCAGGACAACCTCAACGGCCGCCCGCAGCCGCCTCGTTCGCCAATCTCGGGCAAGCGCCCGCAGTCGACCCAGGTGTACCTGATCGACGACCTCGACGAATACGCCGACTGCCTCCAGGACATGCTCGAAGCGGCCAAGGAGCAAGGCCTGCCAGCCGATGCGATCGTCAAGGAAAGCGCCCCGGCGCAGTTCGAGGTCAACCTGCACCACGTTGCCGACCCGATGAAGGCCTGCGACTACGCGATCCTGCTCAAGCGCCTGATCAAGAACGTCGCCTACGACCATGAAATGGACACCACCTTCATGGCCAAGCCCTACCCGGGCCAGGCGGGCAACGGCCTGCACGTGCACATCTCGCTGCTGGACAAGAAAACCGGCAAGAACATCTTCGCCCATGAAGACCCGCTGCAAAGCGACGCCCTGCGCCACGCCATCGGTGGCGTGCTGGAGACCATGCCGGCGTCGATGGCCTTCCTGTGCCCGAACATCAACTCCTACCGCCGCTTCGGTGCACAGTTCTACGTGCCTAATGCGCCGAGCTGGGGCCTGGACAACCGCACCGTAGCTGTTCGCGTACCGACCGATAGCAGCGAAAACGTACGCATCGAGCACCGCGTGGCTGGCGCCGATGCCAACCCGTACCTGATGCTGGCGGCGATCCTGGCCGGTATCCACCACGGCCTGACCAGCAAGATCGAGCCGGGTGCGCCGATCGAAGGCAACTCCTACGAACAGCTGGAGCAGAGCCTGCCGAACAATCTGCGCGACGCCCTGCGTGCGCTGGATGACAGCGAAGTCCTCAACCAATACATCAGCCCGGACTACATCGACATCTTCGTGGCCTGCAAGGAAAGTGAGCTGGCCGAGTTCGAAGTTTCGATTTCCGACCTCGAGTACAACTGGTACCTGCACACGGTGTAA
- a CDS encoding YicC/YloC family endoribonuclease: MVHSMTAFARVERAGSQGTLVWELRSVNHRYLEPHLRLPDALRDLEGAVREGLRQGLSRGKVECTLRLHEDSNGKPLKVDRERAAQLVAAAEEVAGLIKQPAALNPLEVLSWPGVLVADATDPQALNAEAVALFDEALAELKAGRLREGQELARLINERLDSMTTEVTTLRALVPQMLAAQRQKIIDRFGDLKAELDPQRLEQEMVLLAQKSDVAEELDRLSTHVNEVRRVLKSGGAAGRRLDFLMQELNREANTLGSKAFDPRSTQAAVNLKVLIEQMREQVQNIE, from the coding sequence ATGGTGCACAGCATGACCGCTTTTGCTCGTGTCGAGCGCGCAGGCAGCCAAGGCACGCTGGTCTGGGAATTGCGCTCGGTCAACCACCGTTACCTTGAGCCTCACCTGCGCCTGCCGGACGCCCTGCGCGACCTCGAAGGCGCGGTACGTGAAGGCCTGCGCCAGGGCCTGTCGCGTGGCAAGGTCGAATGCACCTTGCGCCTGCACGAAGACAGCAACGGCAAGCCGCTCAAGGTCGACCGCGAGCGCGCCGCGCAGCTGGTCGCCGCTGCCGAAGAGGTCGCCGGCCTGATCAAGCAGCCAGCTGCGCTCAACCCGCTGGAAGTGCTTTCCTGGCCCGGCGTGCTGGTAGCCGACGCCACTGACCCGCAGGCCCTGAATGCCGAAGCCGTAGCGTTGTTCGACGAGGCCTTGGCCGAACTCAAGGCCGGGCGCCTGCGCGAAGGCCAGGAACTGGCCCGGCTGATCAACGAACGCCTGGACAGCATGACCACCGAGGTCACCACCTTGCGCGCCCTGGTGCCACAGATGCTCGCTGCCCAGCGGCAGAAGATCATCGACCGCTTCGGTGACCTCAAGGCCGAGCTCGACCCGCAGCGCCTGGAACAGGAGATGGTGCTGCTGGCACAGAAGAGCGACGTTGCCGAAGAGCTCGACCGCCTCAGCACCCACGTCAACGAAGTGCGCCGGGTGCTCAAGTCCGGGGGCGCTGCCGGTCGGCGCCTGGACTTCCTGATGCAGGAACTCAACCGCGAAGCCAACACCTTGGGCTCCAAGGCCTTCGACCCACGCAGCACGCAAGCGGCGGTCAACCTGAAGGTGTTGATCGAACAGATGCGTGAACAAGTACAGAACATCGAGTAA
- the gmk gene encoding guanylate kinase: MNQSSGTLYIVSAPSGAGKTSLVTALIKADPRVSVSVSHTTRAMRPGEQHGVNYHFVSHDDFKGLITQGDFLEHAEVFGNFYGTSRSALQEVLDQGNDLILEIDWQGAQQVRKLMPEARSVFILPPSQQALRERLDGRGQDSEEIIAGRMKEAVSEMEHYDEYEYVIINDDFDVALEELKAVFVANRLLLKKQQQRHGGLLEELLA, from the coding sequence ATGAATCAAAGCAGCGGCACCCTCTATATCGTTTCGGCACCGTCCGGCGCCGGCAAGACCAGCCTGGTCACCGCCCTGATCAAGGCCGACCCCCGCGTCAGCGTCTCGGTCTCGCACACCACCCGCGCCATGCGCCCGGGCGAGCAGCACGGCGTGAACTACCACTTCGTCAGCCATGACGATTTCAAGGGGCTGATCACCCAGGGTGACTTCCTCGAGCACGCCGAAGTGTTTGGCAATTTCTACGGGACTTCGCGCAGCGCGCTGCAAGAGGTGCTGGACCAGGGCAACGACCTGATCCTGGAAATCGACTGGCAAGGCGCCCAGCAGGTTCGCAAGCTGATGCCCGAGGCGCGTTCGGTGTTCATCCTGCCGCCAAGCCAGCAAGCCCTGCGCGAGCGTCTGGACGGCCGTGGCCAGGACAGCGAAGAGATCATCGCTGGCCGCATGAAGGAAGCTGTCAGCGAGATGGAGCACTACGACGAGTATGAGTACGTCATCATCAATGACGACTTCGACGTGGCGCTGGAGGAATTGAAGGCAGTGTTCGTGGCCAATCGCCTGCTGCTGAAGAAGCAGCAGCAGCGCCACGGTGGCCTGCTGGAAGAATTGCTCGCCTGA
- a CDS encoding APC family permease translates to MSNYTEAGRPPDVADSGSTQRSKGLAKGRLGLLASVVLGISTIAPVYTLTGALGPTVREVGAHLPAVFIVGFLPMLLVALGYRELNSAEPDSGTSFTWSARAFGPMIGWIGGWGLVVATTIVLSNLAGVAVDFFYLFLSQITGHHELAALADNLLINIATCCVFIALAVWICCRGMATTMTVQYGLVALQLMVLLGFAFAAFGGTTAPPPLEFDFAWFNPFGVESFSAFAAGLSLSIFIFWGWDVCLTVSEESIGSDEVPGKAATWTVLLILGLYLVTAIATLQFAGISEHGLGLNNPRIQENVFAHLAGPVMGPLAILMSIAVLASTAASLQSTFVSPARTLLAMGYYGAVPQKFASVCPRSQTPRYATICAGVAAGLFYVTMRTLSENVLADTITALGMMICFYYSLTAFACVWYFRDSLFGSLRHFFMRGLCPLVGGVILSVIFVRTAIDSASPDFGSGSHVAGLGLVFVIAAIISALGIVLMMISRMRAPAYFLGATLRQQATLPLQE, encoded by the coding sequence ATGAGCAATTACACAGAAGCCGGCCGCCCACCCGATGTGGCCGACTCGGGCAGCACTCAACGCAGCAAAGGCCTGGCCAAGGGCCGTCTTGGCCTGCTGGCCAGCGTGGTGCTGGGCATTTCCACCATTGCCCCGGTCTACACCCTGACCGGCGCCCTTGGCCCGACCGTACGTGAGGTCGGTGCTCATCTTCCTGCCGTGTTCATCGTCGGCTTCCTGCCGATGCTGCTGGTTGCCCTGGGCTATCGCGAACTGAATTCGGCCGAGCCGGACAGCGGCACTTCGTTTACCTGGTCGGCCCGCGCCTTTGGCCCGATGATCGGCTGGATCGGCGGTTGGGGGCTGGTCGTTGCCACCACCATCGTGCTGTCCAACCTGGCAGGCGTTGCCGTCGACTTCTTCTATCTGTTCCTCAGCCAGATCACCGGCCACCACGAGCTGGCAGCCCTGGCCGACAACCTGTTGATCAATATCGCCACCTGTTGCGTGTTCATTGCCCTGGCGGTGTGGATCTGCTGTCGTGGCATGGCCACCACCATGACCGTGCAGTACGGCCTGGTGGCGCTACAGCTGATGGTATTGCTCGGCTTTGCCTTCGCGGCCTTCGGCGGTACCACCGCGCCGCCGCCGCTGGAGTTCGATTTCGCCTGGTTCAACCCGTTCGGTGTCGAGTCGTTCTCGGCCTTTGCTGCGGGGCTGTCACTGTCGATCTTCATTTTCTGGGGCTGGGACGTGTGCCTGACTGTCAGCGAAGAGTCGATCGGCAGCGACGAAGTGCCGGGCAAGGCGGCGACCTGGACGGTGCTGCTGATCCTTGGCCTGTATCTGGTCACCGCCATCGCCACCCTGCAGTTCGCAGGCATCAGCGAGCATGGCCTGGGCCTGAACAACCCGCGCATCCAGGAAAACGTGTTTGCTCACCTGGCCGGGCCGGTGATGGGGCCGTTGGCGATCCTGATGTCGATTGCGGTACTGGCGAGCACCGCGGCGTCGCTGCAGTCGACCTTCGTGTCGCCGGCGCGCACGCTGTTGGCCATGGGTTACTACGGCGCGGTGCCGCAGAAATTCGCCAGCGTCTGCCCGCGCTCGCAAACCCCGCGTTACGCGACCATCTGCGCTGGTGTGGCGGCGGGCCTGTTCTACGTGACCATGCGTACCCTGAGCGAGAACGTGCTGGCTGACACCATCACGGCGCTGGGCATGATGATCTGCTTCTATTACTCGCTGACCGCATTCGCTTGTGTCTGGTACTTCCGCGACAGCCTGTTCGGCAGCCTGCGCCACTTCTTCATGCGTGGCCTGTGCCCGCTGGTGGGAGGGGTGATCCTGTCGGTGATCTTCGTGCGTACGGCCATCGACAGCGCCTCGCCGGATTTCGGCAGTGGCTCGCATGTGGCGGGGTTGGGGTTGGTGTTCGTGATTGCGGCGATCATTTCGGCACTGGGGATCGTGCTGATGATGATTTCGCGGATGCGCGCGCCGGCCTACTTCCTGGGGGCTACCCTGCGCCAGCAGGCCACCTTGCCATTGCAGGAATAA
- a CDS encoding IS3 family transposase, producing MGSSKGSGYRNPKKGQCSPASGLQRSFSLINELSEQYGVVDCCRVLGVKRSSFYAWRKRQGRENPGRDALRSRVINHFMASRSSAGSRTLMQELRREGHVVGRYKVRALMREAGLKCRQRRPHRYRSSGTEALIAENQLKRNFKVSTINEVWCGDVTYIQVGRRWLYLAAVIDLYARRVVGWAFSMTADAKLACDALRMASESRGKPTGVMFHSDQGCQYTSHKFRAVLEECSLKQSMSHRGQCWDNAAMERFFGALKSEWVPAGGYESEAEAKADIMAYLVRYNLKRLHSYNGYETPVAMEEKLRAAA from the coding sequence ATTGGTTCGTCAAAAGGATCGGGATATCGAAATCCTAAAAAAGGCCAGTGCTCTCCTGCTTCGGGACTCCAAAGATCGTTCTCGCTGATCAACGAGCTGAGTGAGCAATACGGTGTTGTCGACTGCTGTCGTGTGCTTGGGGTCAAACGCAGTAGTTTCTATGCATGGCGCAAACGCCAAGGGCGTGAGAATCCCGGCAGGGATGCTCTACGCTCGCGTGTAATCAATCACTTCATGGCGTCACGAAGCTCCGCGGGTTCACGCACGTTGATGCAAGAACTGCGGCGTGAAGGCCATGTGGTTGGGCGTTACAAAGTGCGTGCGCTTATGCGTGAAGCTGGCCTGAAATGCCGGCAGCGTAGGCCACACCGGTATCGGTCATCAGGCACGGAAGCACTGATTGCGGAAAACCAACTGAAGCGAAACTTCAAGGTTTCAACGATCAACGAGGTCTGGTGTGGCGATGTGACTTACATTCAGGTTGGCAGACGTTGGCTGTACTTGGCCGCAGTAATCGACTTGTACGCACGCCGAGTTGTGGGCTGGGCGTTTTCAATGACTGCTGATGCCAAGTTGGCCTGTGACGCGCTGCGCATGGCGTCTGAGTCCAGAGGCAAGCCTACGGGCGTGATGTTTCATTCAGATCAAGGTTGTCAGTACACCAGCCATAAATTCAGGGCTGTACTTGAAGAGTGCAGCTTGAAACAGAGCATGAGCCACCGTGGCCAATGCTGGGACAATGCGGCCATGGAGCGATTCTTCGGGGCATTGAAATCAGAATGGGTGCCAGCAGGAGGCTATGAATCCGAAGCTGAAGCTAAAGCCGACATCATGGCTTATTTGGTGCGCTACAACCTAAAGCGTCTCCACAGCTACAACGGCTACGAGACCCCGGTAGCTATGGAGGAAAAGCTCAGGGCAGCGGCATGA
- the pyrE gene encoding orotate phosphoribosyltransferase, whose protein sequence is MQPYQRDFIRFAIDRGVLRFGEFTLKSGRTSPYFFNAGLFNTGSALAQLGRCYAAAIVDSKIPFDVLFGPAYKGIPLAAATAVALAEQHQLDVPWCFNRKEAKDHGEGGSLVGAPLAGDVLIIDDVITAGTAIREVMQIINAQQAKAAGVLIALNREERGNGELSAIQEVERDFGIPVVSIVSLTQVLEFLADDPQLKQHLPAVEAYRAQYGI, encoded by the coding sequence ATGCAGCCGTATCAGCGCGACTTCATCCGTTTTGCCATCGATCGCGGCGTGCTGCGCTTCGGTGAATTCACCCTGAAATCGGGGCGTACCAGCCCGTATTTCTTCAATGCCGGCCTGTTCAACACCGGTTCCGCCCTTGCGCAACTGGGCCGTTGCTACGCGGCAGCCATTGTCGACAGCAAGATCCCGTTCGACGTGCTGTTCGGCCCAGCCTACAAGGGTATTCCCCTGGCGGCGGCCACTGCTGTGGCCCTGGCCGAGCAGCATCAGCTCGACGTGCCTTGGTGCTTCAACCGCAAGGAAGCCAAGGATCACGGCGAAGGCGGCAGCCTGGTGGGCGCGCCGTTGGCCGGTGATGTGCTGATCATCGACGATGTGATCACTGCCGGTACCGCCATTCGCGAGGTCATGCAGATCATCAACGCCCAGCAGGCCAAGGCGGCAGGCGTGTTGATCGCGCTGAACCGCGAAGAGCGCGGCAATGGCGAGCTGTCGGCGATCCAGGAAGTGGAGCGTGACTTCGGTATTCCAGTGGTCAGCATTGTTTCGCTGACTCAGGTGCTGGAGTTCCTCGCCGATGACCCGCAGCTCAAGCAGCATCTGCCGGCTGTGGAAGCTTATCGGGCGCAGTACGGGATCTGA
- a CDS encoding gamma-glutamyl-gamma-aminobutyrate hydrolase family protein yields the protein MSAIAVPLIGISACRQQVGKNSSHTVGDKYVEAAGFAGLPLILPARDGGSDTQALLARLDGIVFTGSPSNIEPHHYNGAASAEGTRHDLARDRLTLPLLQAAIAAGVPVFCICRGFQELNVALGGSLHQRVQELPGYLDHREPEDAPLEVQYGPRHPVSVAPGGLFERLGLAAQFEVNSLHSQGIDHLAPGLRVEARAPDGLIEAVSMPDAPGFVLGVQWHPEWRFADNPVSRRLFQAFREACIAHAAREV from the coding sequence ATGAGCGCAATTGCGGTCCCCTTGATTGGTATCAGCGCCTGCCGCCAGCAGGTGGGGAAGAACTCGTCGCACACAGTGGGCGACAAGTATGTCGAGGCAGCGGGCTTTGCCGGGCTGCCGCTGATTCTGCCGGCCCGCGACGGCGGCAGCGACACTCAGGCGTTGCTGGCCCGGCTCGATGGCATTGTTTTCACCGGCTCACCTTCAAATATCGAGCCGCATCATTACAATGGCGCCGCCAGCGCCGAAGGGACCCGACACGACCTTGCCCGAGACCGGCTGACCCTGCCGTTGCTGCAGGCGGCGATTGCCGCCGGTGTGCCTGTGTTCTGCATCTGTCGTGGCTTCCAGGAGTTGAATGTGGCCTTGGGCGGCAGCCTGCACCAGCGCGTGCAGGAGCTGCCCGGCTACCTGGATCACCGTGAACCGGAGGACGCACCGCTGGAGGTGCAATACGGCCCTCGTCATCCTGTCAGCGTTGCGCCTGGCGGGTTGTTCGAGCGCCTGGGCCTGGCTGCGCAGTTCGAGGTCAACTCGTTGCACAGCCAGGGCATCGACCACCTGGCACCGGGCCTGCGGGTCGAGGCACGGGCCCCGGATGGTCTGATCGAAGCGGTGTCGATGCCTGACGCACCGGGCTTTGTGCTTGGTGTGCAGTGGCACCCGGAATGGCGTTTCGCCGACAACCCGGTCTCAAGGCGCCTTTTCCAGGCGTTCCGCGAGGCCTGCATTGCCCATGCTGCACGGGAGGTCTGA
- a CDS encoding exodeoxyribonuclease III: MRIISVNVNGIQAAAERGLLSWLQAQNADVICLQDTRASAFELDDPAFQLDGYFLYACDAEVPAQGGVALYSRMQPKAVITGLGFETADRYGRYLQADFDKVSIASLLLPSGMNGDEDLNQKFKLMDDFAKYLDKQRRKRREYIYCGSFYVAQQKLDIKNWRDSQQSPGFLPPERAWMDAITGDMGYVDALREVSREGDQYSWWPDNEQAEMLNLGYRFDYQILTPGLRRFVRNARLPRQPRFSQHAPLIVDYDWTLTI, from the coding sequence ATGCGGATCATCAGTGTGAACGTGAATGGCATTCAGGCTGCAGCCGAGCGTGGATTGCTCAGCTGGTTGCAAGCCCAGAATGCCGACGTCATCTGCCTTCAGGATACCCGCGCCTCGGCCTTTGAACTCGACGACCCAGCTTTCCAGCTCGATGGCTATTTCCTTTATGCCTGCGACGCGGAGGTACCCGCCCAAGGTGGCGTGGCACTTTACTCGCGCATGCAGCCCAAGGCAGTCATCACCGGCCTGGGTTTCGAGACAGCCGACCGCTACGGGCGTTATCTGCAAGCAGATTTCGACAAAGTCAGTATTGCCAGCCTGCTGCTGCCTTCGGGTATGAACGGCGACGAAGACTTGAACCAGAAATTCAAGTTGATGGACGACTTCGCCAAGTACCTGGATAAACAGCGTCGCAAGCGTCGCGAATACATCTATTGCGGCTCGTTCTACGTGGCGCAGCAGAAGCTCGACATCAAGAACTGGCGTGACAGCCAGCAGTCGCCAGGCTTCCTGCCGCCAGAGCGGGCGTGGATGGATGCGATCACCGGCGACATGGGCTATGTCGATGCCCTGCGCGAAGTCAGCCGTGAAGGCGACCAGTACAGCTGGTGGCCGGACAACGAACAGGCCGAGATGCTCAACCTGGGCTACCGGTTCGACTACCAGATCCTCACCCCGGGCCTGCGCCGCTTCGTGCGTAACGCCCGCCTGCCGCGTCAGCCGCGCTTCTCGCAGCATGCGCCGCTGATCGTCGACTATGACTGGACGTTGACCATCTAA